The Candidatus Binatia bacterium genomic sequence TCGTGCATTAAGCTCCCGAACTGGGGGCGCGGTGCTCCAGAAGAACTTTTACTTTCTCGCGCGGCGCTTCGTCGCCGGGGAGACGATCGAGACCGCGATCCGCGCCGTGCGCCAACTCAACGACGAGGGCATCACCGCGACGCTCGACTTTCTCGGCGAGGACGTCTCCGAGCGCGCCGCGGCGACCCGCACGCGCGAAATCTATCTCGAGATGCTCGACTCCATCGCCGCATCGAGCGTCAATTCGAACGTTTCGGTCAAGCTCACCGCGATGGGCCTGCTCGTGGATGAGAATTTCTGCCTCGAAAACCTGCTGGCGGTCGTCGAACGCGCCGCCGTGAATCCCGATCCGTTCGTCCGCATCGACATGGAGGGCTCTTCGGTCCTCGAGGCGACGCTGCGGATATTCGGGCGCACGTACGCGCAGTACCACAACGTCGGGCCGGTGCTGCAAGCGTACATGAAGCGCACCTCGGGCGACGTCGAGCGCGCGATCGAACTAGGAGCGCGCGTGCGGCTCTGCAAAGGCGCCTATAACGAGCCGGCCTCGATCGCATACAAGAGCATGCCGGAGATCCGCAAGCACTATCTCGAGCTCGCGCGCGAACTGCTCGAGCGCGGCACCTATCCCGGCATTGCGACGCACGACCACCGTTTGATTCGCGCGGTCAAAGAGTTCGCGCGCGAGCGCTGCATCGCCAACGATCGGTTCGAGTTTCAGATGCTCTACGGCTGCCGGCCGCGCCTGCAGCGGCAGATCGTCGCCGAAGGCTATCGCCTGCGCGTCTACGTTCCGTTCGGAACGCACTGGGCGGGCTATTTCTACCGCCGCGTGCTCGAGCGCCGCGAGAACGCGCTCTTCGCGCTCTCCTCGATCTTCTCGCGCTGAACGTGGCCGCAGGATAATGCGCGCGGTCGTGCAGCGCGCCGGCAGCGCGAGCGTGCGCGTCGGCGAGCGCGTCGCGGGCGCGATCGAAGCGGGACTGCTCGTGCTGCTCGGCGTCGGCGTCGACGACGATGAGCGCGACGCGATCGCGATGGCCGAGAAGATCGCGACGCTGCGGATCTTTCCCGACGACGCCGGTTTGATGAATCGCAGCGTGCTCGACGCCGGCGGCGCCGTTCTTCTCGTATCGCAGTTCACGTTGCACGGCGACGCGCGCCGGGGACGCCGCCCGTCGTTCGTTGCGGCCGCGAAAGAGCCGCAGGCGCGCCCGCTCTACGAACGTACGGGCGCGTCGCTCGCAGCGCTCGGCGTGCCCGTCGCGTACGGCGAGTTCGGCGCGCACATGGACGTCGAACTGGTCAACGACGGCCCGGTGGCGATCCTCCTCGATACGAAGCGGCTATTCTAGCGCTTGCTTGCTACAGAACTTTCAGGGGGCCACTTGCGTTGTAGTGAGTGGAGCCAGTAAGAGTCTGCCGCCCTTCCGGAGCGGCGCAAGGAACACAGGTGAAAGAAAGAATGCCAGGGACAACGGATCAGGCGCGGCGCGGCGGAGGGATGTCCGTCCGAGAAGCCGGCCAAAAAGGCGGCGAAACCGTCAAGCACAAGTACGGCGCCGCGTTCTACGAGGAGATCGGCCGCAAGGGTGGGTTAGCCACCAAGCTTGCCCACGGCCACGAGTTCTACGAGCAGATCGGTAAGAAGGGTGGCAAAAAGGGCGGCGAAGCCACGCGTGATCGCTATGGCCCGAACTTCTACGAACGCATCGGCCAAAAGGGTGGCCAAAAAGTCAAGCAACTCATCGAAGAGGGCAAGCGCGCAGCCACCGACCGAAAGCAGCGCGCGAGCTAAACGGACCCGGCTCGGGTCGCGCCTGAGCCTTCCGATTCTCGCGTTCGTCGCGCTCGGCGTGGGCACGGCCGGGGCATATCCAATGCCTCCGGCACCCCTGCCGAAACCGACGCCGAGCGAATCGACACCGGCCCCGAGTGACGTCCTGCCTTTCGACACGACGCTACTTTGCGTGCTCGACGATCCCATCTCGTCTAAGGCTTCCAAGACGGGTGAGATCGTCCGCGCACATCTGCGCGACGCGCTCGTCGTCGGCGGACGCACCGTCGCCGCAGCCGGCGCGCCCGTACAAATTCGCATCGTGGACGCGTCGCCCGCCGACCTCGCCGACGTCTACGGCTTCGTCGACATCTTCTTCGAACCGCTGATCCTCGCCGACGGGCGCAACCTGCCGCTGCGCGCCCCGATCGCGCGGTTAACCCCGCAAATCTCCTCGGGACACGCATCGACCGTGGGCGCCGAGGATACGGTCGGCGACATCTTCGTGCCGTACTATCCGATCTATCAGATCTTGCGAAAAGGCAAGAATTTCGTGCTCGGCCCGGGATCGGTCGTTCCGGCAAAGACCGAAGCGACGATCGCCGCGCGCCCGAACGGCACGTTCGCGATCGTAACCCCGCCGCCGCTCGCGCAGAGCACGGCCCCGCCGAACGCCACGTTTCCGGTGATGCCGCTCGCGACGCCCTTCGGCTCGGCCGCCGAGACTCCGAGGCCAAAGCCCACGCCGACGCCGAAAGACCTCCGGCAGAAAGTGAGGTAAGCCCCGTGCTCATTCGCTTGACGTGCTTGGCCGCGATCGTCGCACTCGTGCCGGCCGCCGGTTTCGCCGCCACTCCCGCACCGACCGCGACCCTTTCGCCGGTTCCGACCGGAACCGAGGTCGCGTTCGTCTCTCAGATTCAAACCGATCTCAACGCGCGCTTCCCGACGTCTGCCGATGCCGTCAAAGCCGGCTACTTCCGGTACGGTAACGAGGACTCGGACGGCGCGATCAGTTACGCCAACCTAAAGTGGCAGAGCGCCACTCCGCGAGAACCGAGCCAGCTCTGGTACGACGTCAAGGGCAACCTGCTCGGCGCGGATTTCTCGGTGCTGCAGAGTTCGTCGCCGGAGCCGCCCTCGATCTGGGGCGTGAACTACCGGCGCTGGGTCTCGTTCCGCGAGCACATTCATTACATTCTGACCGGGCCGAACGGCACCGAGACCTACGGCGCCGTCAGCGCGAAGAAATTCGCCGCAGCCGGCGGGGACGTCGACAAGCCGCAAGCCGCCACGATCGTCAAAATGGGCAAGGCCACGAGCGTCGCCCAAGTCAAACGCGTCTTCCTCTTCCCCTCGATCTGGGATCTGATCGTCTGGATCAAACCGAATCCAGACGGCGCCTTCGCCGATAAGAATCCGCTCGTCGTTCCCAGCGCGAACGCCGAAAAAGACGACATGTAAGGCTACTGCTTGACGCAGTAGCTCTGGGCGGCCGACAGCGCGATGTCGACCGCCTTGTCTTCGTTACGCGCCACGACGTCGCGCTGACCGTCGAACCGCAGATAACTCTTGACGTTGCGCTCGTCGGCGGGCATCGCCATCTCCTGAGGGTCGAAGCCCCCGAGCGCCGGATGGACGCGCGTGATCGGATAGTCGAGCATCGCCTCGTACATGCCTTGCAGGTCGATCGAGAGCTGGCGCTGCTTATCGTAGGCAGCCTGAAGGTCTTGCGCGGCCTCGTGGATGTCGGCCGCCGCGTCCTTGTCGGTCGTCAGCGTCGAGCCGGCGCGCAGTTGGTTGATCTCGCTCTGAATGTACGATAGCGAGCGGTTCAGCTCCGTCTCCTGGCGGCCGAGATGGTCGCGGACCTTCAGAAACTGCTGAACGTAATCGGGTTGATTGAAGAGCGCGTTGAGGTCGTCGAGCTGCACGCTCACCGCGTCGAGCGTCCGATCGTTCGCGAGCATCGGCGTCATCGCGTCGTTAAAATGCTCGGCGAGCGACTTACAGTACGGCGACGAGACCACCGTGATGATCGTCTTGAGCTCGTGCGGCGACGGCGAAGGCGACGGAGTCGCCACCGCCAGGATAGCGGCTACTAGGTTGAAGAGGAGCATGGTGGGCTA encodes the following:
- a CDS encoding proline dehydrogenase family protein yields the protein MLQKNFYFLARRFVAGETIETAIRAVRQLNDEGITATLDFLGEDVSERAAATRTREIYLEMLDSIAASSVNSNVSVKLTAMGLLVDENFCLENLLAVVERAAVNPDPFVRIDMEGSSVLEATLRIFGRTYAQYHNVGPVLQAYMKRTSGDVERAIELGARVRLCKGAYNEPASIAYKSMPEIRKHYLELARELLERGTYPGIATHDHRLIRAVKEFARERCIANDRFEFQMLYGCRPRLQRQIVAEGYRLRVYVPFGTHWAGYFYRRVLERRENALFALSSIFSR
- the dtd gene encoding D-aminoacyl-tRNA deacylase; protein product: MRAVVQRAGSASVRVGERVAGAIEAGLLVLLGVGVDDDERDAIAMAEKIATLRIFPDDAGLMNRSVLDAGGAVLLVSQFTLHGDARRGRRPSFVAAAKEPQARPLYERTGASLAALGVPVAYGEFGAHMDVELVNDGPVAILLDTKRLF
- a CDS encoding general stress protein B, whose product is MSVREAGQKGGETVKHKYGAAFYEEIGRKGGLATKLAHGHEFYEQIGKKGGKKGGEATRDRYGPNFYERIGQKGGQKVKQLIEEGKRAATDRKQRAS